The following proteins are co-located in the Malus sylvestris chromosome 13, drMalSylv7.2, whole genome shotgun sequence genome:
- the LOC126595331 gene encoding uncharacterized protein LOC126595331 translates to MAIVLRYVDKNGHVIERFIGIEHVTSIAALLLKETIDEVFSRHKLSMSRLRGQGYDGASNMQGEFNGLKALIMKENGCAYYIHCFAHQLQLALVAVAKKNIQIESLFRIVTILVNVVGASSKRCDLLREKQSIAVIETLNSGEFTSGKAKNQETTLKRAGETCWGSHLGSFVSIMTMFSSILDVLEVITDDELSSQQRCEANNLLDSMQSFDFVFNLHLMKDILGITNELSQALQRNDQDIVNAMKLVGVCKQRLEIMRKNGWNSLLSEVSEFCLKHDIDVPSMDDMFLSRRRGQRKEQAVINMHHYCVRIFYAVLDWQLQELNNRFNETNTELLLCLTCLCPANSFSAFDSQKLLRLSQFYPTDFSMNELVILKIRLKNYILDMRSSIEFSGLKEIGDLAKKMVQCKKHKVYSLVYLLVTLTLTIPVATATVERAFSAMKILKN, encoded by the coding sequence ATGGCTATTGTATTGCGTTATGTGGACAAGAATGGGCATGTCATTGAGCGTTTTATTGGCATTGAACATGTTACTAGTATTGCTGCTCTCTTACTTAAGGAAACCATTGATGAGGTATTTTCTAGGCATAAATTGAGCATGTCTAGGTTGCGTGGGCAAGGTTACGATGGGGCCAGCAATATGCAAGGTGAGTTCAATGGTCTTAAAGCTCTTATTATGAAAGAAAATGGTTGTGCCTATTATATTCATTGCTTTGCACATCAACTTCAATTAGCTCTTGTAGCTGTGGCAAAGAAGAACATCCAAATTGAGTCTCTTTTTAGAATAGTTACTATTTTGGTAAATGTTGTTGGAGCTTCATCGAAGCGTTGTGATCTTCTTCGAGAGAAGCAATCTATTGCAGTTATTGAAACACTAAACAGTGGTGAGTTTACAAGTGGAAAAGCCAAAAATCAAGAAACTACTTTGAAACGTGCTGGAGAAACATGTTGGGGTTCACACTTGGGTTCTTTCGTAAGTATAATGACTATGTTTTCATCCATACTTGATGTACTTGAAGTAATAACAGATGATGAATTAAGCTCTCAACAAAGATGTGAAGCGAATAATTTATTGGATTCCATGCAATCAtttgattttgtgtttaatCTACACTTGATGAAAGATATACTAGGAATAACCAATGAATtgtcacaagcattgcaaaggaATGATCAGGATATTGTAAATGCCATGAAGTTGGTTGGAGTTTGTAAGCAAAGGTTGGAGATAATGAGGAAAAATGGTTGGAATTCTTTACTTAGTGAAGTCTCAGAATTTTGTcttaaacatgatattgatgtGCCTAGTATGGATGATATGTTTCTTTCTCGAAGGCGTGGGCAACGAAAAGAACAAGCAGTCATAAATATGCATCATTATTGTGTTAGGATATTTTATGCTGTTTTGGATTGGCAGCTTCAAGAACTAAATAATCGTTTCAATGAGACTAACACTGAGTTACTTCTTTGTTTGACATGTTTATGTCCAGCCAACTCATTCTCTGCTTTTGATAGCCAAAAGCTATTGCGTCTTTCCCAGTTTTATCCTACAGACTTCTCTATGAATGAGCTGGTGATACTTAAGATTCGACTTAAGAATTACATTTTGGATATGCGGTCTAGCATtgagttttcaggtttaaaggagaTTGGagatcttgcaaaaaaaatggtTCAGTGCAAGAAACATAAAGTGTATTCGCTGGTTTACTTGCTTGTGACGTTAACACTAACTATTCCAGTTGCTACTGCAACCGTTGAAAGAGCATTTTCGGCCATGAAAATTCTGAAGAATTGA